One stretch of Passer domesticus isolate bPasDom1 chromosome 2, bPasDom1.hap1, whole genome shotgun sequence DNA includes these proteins:
- the NHS gene encoding actin remodeling regulator NHS isoform X1 gives MPFAKRTVEPQRLCRRQPAASVLEESWGAEPPPRDPPPEEPGAASEGAEAAGGGEREAAAVLMVLDLCAVSNVALSRILRQLSDVARHACTLFQEVEADIQGTHRRVRALHGRIAGLQGAVRGLDPKQEAVPVSNLDAESKLSVYYRAPWHQQRNIFLPSTRPPCVEELHHHAKQHLRALRREHRSRGDNREQKVQGPIAVVAPPFPPFPAIRSQKRHAIKDRHLLPFNSTRSPSPIECCHMTPWSRKSHPPEDEDTDVMLGQRPKNPIHNIPSTLDKQTNWSKALPLPTPEEKMKQDAQVISSCIIPINVTGVGFDREASIRCSLVHSQSVLQRRRKLRRRKTISGIPRRVQQEIDSDESPVARERNVIVHTNPEFSGSSNRRLGTRDSECQTEEILIAAPSRRRIRAQRGQSVVASLSHSTGNILVLADNGDAVFAAAVSNRIRSRSLPREGARASEGHQDATTKSAGYEAEHFLAGQERIPKKGKEILSKQGSQECQPIGLTCPQHLHSPEHSISERGRSRLSRMVDSGSCEISSNSDTFGSPIHSISTAGVLLSSHMDQKDDHQSSSGNWSGSSSTCPSQTSETIPPAASPPLTGSSHCDSELSLNTAPNANEDSSVFITEQFGDHADKVRGHRASSFTSTVADLLDDPNNSNTSDSEWNYLHHHHDASCRQDFSPERPKADSLGCPSFTSMATYDSFLEKTPSDKADTSSHFSVDTEGYYTSMHFDCGLKGNKSYICNYAAPGSESGQTGSMASSLADCAWQECVGHRRQARQCISLKKPKAKPAPPKRSSSLRKSEGSTDLPDKKEPKIGGGQHVSHTAREMKLPLEFSNTPSRVEGPSLPAKQELPWPNQDDGGLKDTQFDTASIPSFKDEGAEQPHYADLWLLNDLKSSDPYRSLSNSSTATGTTVIECIKSPESSESQTSQSGSRATTPSLPSVDNEFKLASPEKLAGLASPSSGYSSQSETPTSSFPTAFFSGPLSPGGSKRKPKVPERKSSLQQPLSKDGTASVSKDLELPIIPPTHLDLSALHNVLSKPFAHRHQLHTFSHSKQSAVGEALQPGPPSALAITPSVLKSVHLRAVNKPEGVKHKGSTPDLLCIQETTLMATEVSPGKMRPLLAKKPVSRQYSTDEAIMLYIDTSPAEAGPGKPPLEKSSSFGGQNSCDREAVTSASVGLVEIKPGKDQTHLAAEHLPESSLNQTAAIPMDGFQKGSAVPTSDDEIKKPVQGAETVKDLQQEVQAQQELSTGSEEKVEAGPVDESPAQAEGPAITYQFKHEPDVSHHVPGSISYEAEMTAVDSLSEEGYKQENDITSGIPTKSASDDSRADETVGSTDEPSLKESSPSDESIMSPLSEESQADTEDVFVSPNKPRTTEDLFAVIHRSKRKVLGRKDSGDLSVRNRLRASSGTSSQPPTSSTLPTSNMPPASNVGTPISSQRSPGLIYRNAKKSNTSNEEFKLLLLKKGSRSDSSYRMSATEILKSPILPKSPGELTADALQSTEESPPTTSPDALSPLSPCSPRVNTEGFSSKNFPMSASSRVGRSRAPPAASSSRYSVRCRLYNTPMQAISEGETENSDGSPHDDRSSQSST, from the exons CTGTCTCCAACCTTGATGCAGAGAGCAAACTGAGTGTCTATTACCGAGCGCCTTGGCACCAGCAAAGAAACATCTTCCTCCCCTCCACCCGCCCGCCCTGCGTGGAGGAGCTGCACCACCACGCCAAGCAGCACCTGCGAGCCCTGCGCAGAG AACATCGAAGCCGGGGTGATAACAGAGAGCAAAAAGTCCAAGGCCCCATTGCTGTGGTGGCTCCcccctttcctcccttccctgcaaTCCGCAGCCAAAAGAGGCACGCGATAAAGGACCGGCATTTGCTACCA TTTAACAGCACCCGTTCGCCCTCCCCAATTGAGTGTTGCCACATGACCCCCTGGAGTAGAAAG TCCCATCCACCAGAGGACGAAGATACAGATGTCATGTTAGGGCAGAGGCCGAAAAATCCAATACATAATATCCCTTCTACACTGGATAAACAAACCAATTGGAGTAAAGCACTACCTCTCCCAACTCCAgaggagaaaatgaaacaagATGCCCAAGTGATTTCTTCTTGCATTATCCCCATCAATGTCACTG GAGTTGGTTTTGACAGAGAGGCTAGTATACGCTGCTCTCTTGTTCATTCACAATCTGTACTACAGCGGAGACGAAAGTTGAGGAGGAGGAAAACCATCTCTGGCATCCCCAGAAGAGTGCAACAAGAAATAG ATTCAGACGAGTCGCCAGTGGCGAGAGAGCGCAATGTGATTGTGCACACAAACCCAGAATTCTCTGGCTCCAGCAACAGGAGGTTGGGGACCCGGGATTCGGAGTGCCAGACAGAAGAAATCCTGATTGCTGCTCCCTCCCGGCGACGGATCCGTGCCCAGCGGGGTCAGAGCGTTGTTGCCTCCCTCTCCCACTCCACTGGCAACATCCTGGTGCTGGCGGACAACGGGGATGCagtctttgctgctgctgtgagcaaCCGCATCCGCTCGCGGAGCCTTCCCCGCGAGGGCGCCCGGGCCAGCGAGGGCCATCAGGATGCCACCACCAAGAGTGCAGGGTACGAAGCAGAGCACTTCCTAGCTGGTCAGGAGAGGATCCCGAAAAAGGGGAAGGAGATCTTGAGCAAGCAGGGTTCACAGGAGTGCCAGCCTATTGGTTTAACGTGTCCTCAGCACCTGCATAGCCCCGAGCACAGCATCAGCGAGAGGGGGAGATCGCGGCTGTCAAGGATGGTTGATTCAGGCAGCTGTGAAATTTCATCCAACTCAGACACCTTCGGGAGCCCAATTCACTCCATCTCCACAGCAGGAGTCCTGCTCAGTAGCCATATGGACCAGAAAGATGACCACCAGTCCTCCAGTGGCAACTGGAGCGGGAGCAGCTCCACGTGTCCCTCCCAGACATCTGAAACCattcctcctgctgcctctcctccacTAACAGGCTCTTCACACTGTGACTCCGAGCTGTCACTCAATACCGCTCCCAATGCCAACGAGGACTCCAGTGTCTTCATCACAGAGCAGTTTGGTGACCATGCAGACAAGGTCAGGGGCCACAGGGCAAGCTCCTTCACATCCACTGTGGCAGATTTACTGGATGACCCCAACAACAGCAACACGAGCGACAGTGAATGGAACTACCTGCACCATCACCATGACGCCTCCTGTCGCCAGGATTTCAGCCCTGAGCGCCCAAAGGCAGACAGCCTGGGATGTCCCAGCTTTACCAGCATGGCCACCTATGACAGCTTCCTTGAAAAGACTCCCTCTGACAAGGCAGACACTAGCTCACACTTTTCTGTGGATACTGAAGGATACTATACCTCCATGCACTTTGATTGCGGTCTGAAGGGTAATAAAAGCTATATTTGCAACTATGCAGCCCCAGGCTCCGAGAGTGGCCAGACCGGGAGCATGGCTTCCAGCCTAGCCGACTGTGCCTGGCAGGAGTGCGTGGGCCACAGGAGGCAGGCACGGCAGTGCATCTCACTGAAGAAACCAAAGGCAAAGCCAGCCCCACCAAAACGCAGCTCATCTTTGAGGAAATCAGAGGGCAGCACCGACCTTCCTGACAAGAAAGAACCAAAGATCGGTGGTGGGCAGCATGTTTCTCACACTGCCAGGGAGATGAAGCTGCCCCTTGAGTTTTCAAACACACCTTCCCGAGTGGAAGGCCCCAGCCTGCCAGCCAAACAGGAGCTTCCCTGGCCAAACCAGGATGATGGCGGGTTAAAGGACACTCAATTTGACACCGCCAGTATCCCCTCCTTTAAAGATGAAGGTGCTGAACAACCTCACTATGCAGACCTCTGGCTTCTGAACGACTTGAAATCTAGTGATCCTTACAGGTCCTTGTCCAATTCAAGCACTGCTACGGGTACTACAGTCATAGAGTGCATCAAGTCACCAGAGAGCTCTGAATCCCAGACGTCTCAGTCTGGGTCACGAGCTACAACCCCATCCCTCCCCTCTGTTGATAATGAGTTTAAGCTGGCCTCCCCGGAGAAGTTGGCAGGGTTAGCCTCACCCTCCAGTGGGTACTCCAGCCAGTCAGAGACACCCACCTCTTCTTTTCCGACAGCTTTCTTTTCAGGACCATTGTCTCCAGGGGGGAGCAAGAGGAAGCCGAAAGTTCCAGAGAGGAAGTCATCGCTGCAGCAGCCACTTTCAAAAGATGGCACCGCCTCAGTGAGCAAAGACCTCGAACTTCCGATTATACCTCCTACTCACCTTGACCTAAGTGCTCTTCACAATGTCTTGAGCAAGCCCTTCGCTCACAGGCACCAGCTGCATACCTTTAGCCACAGCAAGCAAAGCGCAGTCGGGGAAGCCCTGCAGCCCGGCCCTCCCTCTGCCCTCGCCATCACACCCTCCGTTCTCAAGTCAGTCCACCTCCGGGCAGTCAACAAGCCTGAAGGAGTGAAACATAAAGGCAGTACCCCAGACCTGCTCTGCATACAGGAGACCACCTTGATGGCAACTGAGGTCTCTCCAGGCAAAATGAGGCCACTCTTAGCTAAGAAACCAGTATCACGCCAGTACTCTACAGATGAGGCCATAATGCTGTACATTGACACTTCCCCAGCAGAAGCAGGCCCTGGAAAGCCACCTTTAGAGAAAAGCTCCTCTTTTGGTGGGCAGAATAGCTGTGATAGAGAAGCTGTAACTTCAGCAAGTGTGGGTCTGGTTGAAATCAAGCCTGGGAAGGACCAAACACACCTGGCTGCTGAACACTTACCAGAAAGCTCTCTGAATCAGACAGCTGCCATCCCCATGGATGGCTTTCAGAAGGGCTCAGCTGTCCCCACAAGTGATGATGAAATAAAGAAACCTGTTCAGGGAGCAGAAACAGTGAAGGATCTTCAGCAGGAAGTGCAGGCTCAGCAAGAGCTCTCCACAGGCAGCGAGGAGAAGGTGGAAGCTGGGCCCGTGGATGAAAGCCCAGCTCAGGCTGAGGGACCGGCCATCACCTATCAATTTAAGCACGAACCCGATGTAAGCCACCATGTGCCTGGGAGTATCAGCTACGAAGCAGAGATGACAGCAGTAGATTCACTCAGTGAAGAGGGTTACAAGCAGGAAAATGATATCACATCAGGTATCCCAACCAAAAGTGCCTCTGATGACAGCAGGGCAGACGAGACGGTGGGCAGCACAGATGAGCCTTCACTGAAAG AGTCTTCTCCAAGCGATGAGTCCATCATGTCTCCACTGAGCGAGGAGTCACAGGCTGACACTGAGGATGTCTTTGTGTCTCCAAATAAACCTCGTACTACTGAGGATCTATTTGCAGTCATTCACAG ATCAAAAAGGAAAGTTCTTGGGAGAAAGGATTCTGGAGACCTTTCCGTAAGAAACAGATTGAGAGCTTCATCTGGGACCAGCAGCCAGCCTCCCACCAGCAGCACACTGCCTACCAGCAACATGCCACCAGCCAGCAACGTGGGCACTCCCATTAGCAGTCAGAGGTCCCCTGGGCTCATATACAGGAATGCCAAAAAGTCCAACACATCCAATGAGGAGTTTAAGCTACTGCTCCTCAAAAAGGGCAGCCGATCTGATTCCAGCTACAGGATGTCTGCCACAGAAATTCTGAAAAGTCCTATTTTGCCCAAGTCTCCTGGAGAGCTGACAGCAGACGCCCTTCAAAGCACGGAAGAGTCTCCTCCCACAACGAGCCCTGATGCATTATCGCCgctctccccctgctcccccagggtCAACACGGAAGGATTCTCCTCCAAGAACTTCCCCATGTCGGCGTCCTCGCGGGTGGGGCGGTCGCGGGCGCCGccggcagccagcagcagccggTACAGCGTGCGCTGCAGGCTGTACAACACGCCCATGCAGGCCATCTCCGAGGGGGAGACCGAGAACTCGGATGGCAGCCCCCACGACGACCGGTCTTCTCAAAGCTCTACATAG